A region of the Ascaphus truei isolate aAscTru1 unplaced genomic scaffold, aAscTru1.hap1 HAP1_SCAFFOLD_726, whole genome shotgun sequence genome:
GAAATAAATATAAAATCCCCCTAACCaccaaaatacatagaaaagaagccccccaaccccaaatgcatataaaccacccccaccccccaaatacatagaaaagaagcctctcaccccccaaatgcatatataaaataaaatcacccacacacacattaaataaaaacatgctcccaaatacatatacgcaaaacccaccccccaaatgcatataaactcccccccacctcacaaatacatataaaagaaaccccccaccccaaatacaaagaaaagaaggcccccaccaccaaatacatagaaaacacAATAATTATAGACGTCATAGAAGAGAAACAGTTGAAAAAAATTAATTGAatcatttgatttatttttaatgacATTTAATTATGTAATTGACCAACTCtaattaaaacaaatacattatCAATCTATGTGCTAATTATATTTTGAAGAAAGGACACAAGACGGtttgaataaaattaaataacTTAGTGATCTCTGTCTTCAACCAGCACATCTGTAATAATAAGACACTCACAAGGCCagaaattaattgaattaatatCTACAGTTGAAGGACAattacattttctaaataaaacaACAGAAAATTAAATCAGATGCTTTATCACTATGTTTGTTCATTATATTCTGAAATAATCTTaccaaattctgtatttaaaGCAGGCAACCCATACAGGTATACAGGAGAACCAGTAGCGAAATTCTAAAGTGCACTGTATCATCTGGAATACCACGTAAGTATTAATCACATGAAATATATATGCTATTGATAGTGAATTGTATCCACATTAGGTCAAATGTATTCCATCTATACTTAAATGGTAAAATTGTGTATGACTATGCTCTAAAGCTGTTCAAAACTCTATCAAGCTGAACACATTACTGATTTTGCTATAGGCAGACACTATAAATTAGTATTACAGGCTAAATTAATTAAAGTCTCCCAGTTGACAAATGTGGGAAATTTGGATGATAAGAAAAAGAACCAAAAAAGAAATTTCATAGAAAGCAATAGGAATTTGTCCTAGCAGTGACTATACTGTATGAGAATATAGTACACAGTAATATAATAGAGTATTTAGGGGGTAAAAGatttgtgtactgtactgtagaaactGAAATATCATATAAATTATTAAAAACGACCACAcaatatgattattattttttttaacagatttCAAGAACCAAAAGATGTTTCTAAAGGCTCTAGCTTTACTGGCTTTTGTATCTATTGCCTGCCTTGTACCACTTGGAGAAGCTAAAAAGTAAGACGTTTTTTTCTCAGAAATATAAGTGCTAATTCCTTCTTCTAGTTATCTAGTTTTGTTTTAGAGTGTATATATTGTTGTAGGGATGTTTTGAATTGATTTAATTAAATAGGCTACACTGTGAAGTGTTTGCAATATAATAATTTCCCAAAAATGCAACCTGTTAACACAAGCCAATATATATTTGGCATATATTTGGGTTGATTTACTTATTTGTTCTCAGAACATCCACAAGAATACATTTTTGGTCCTCACAATGCATGGAATACATGTAACATGTCACCAAGTGATAATGCATTTTCTGACTTCAACTTTTCTCTCTTCATCTTTAGTGAAGTTGAAAAACAGAATCAGTTAAAGAGGATGGTAGATTTACTACATGGAATACAAGCTCTCAGTGAAAGAGACATCTCTGAGGAAGCCTATATGAGGGAAATCAGAGGTTTCAGAGATGTTCTCAAAGGTGCTGCAAAAGCATTTGTTAAAACTGTAGCTGGTCATTTAGCCAATGGAAAGAGATCAACTGAAGAAGAGAAAGAGATGAAGAGAGTGGAAAATGTACTGCGTGATCTAGAATCTATGGATCTCTCACAACATGCATCTCAAAGGCAAATCAGAGGATTCAAGGACTGGATAAAGGGTGCTGCTAAGAAACTAATTAAAACAGTAGCCTCAAGCATTGCTAATCAGTAAGAGAGAGTTTGAGATCAGAGATATGCAATAAAAAAGCCTTACATATTGAGCTCTTGAACAGGCTTCTCTCCTTCCTGATCCATGTTAGACAGGTTATACGATGAGAGCAGTCTAGCAAAATGAGTGCATCTCACCTTTCTCAGAATCAACATTATGATGTAATTTACTGCCTGTGAATCTTTTTGGAAATGGTTGGCTTTTATTTTGCATTTTCATGAATTATCTTTAATTAGTAATATTGTCAAGTCCAAAAATTATGCAGCTAGCAGTGAAATATTTTCATGTATGTAtgattacagtacaataaaaattaaatgcATAAATCAATAGTGCTGGTGTTGGTTTTGTTTTAACCTGAATGAATAACAAGAAAGCTTTGCATGTTTCTTCACTGTTTCTTGATTACAGTAAACGTATGATGAAAATTACTTGCATATAGTTTATTATATACTAAAGCAgtgaaattccgggcattattaaaatccctgctttctgattggttagaattctgggcattattcattcagtaatgcccggaatattTGGGAACGTGCTAATTTACCTTTCAGCGATGCAGGGAGAGCGCGCTGAGAAAAAAACGTCAATATTTAAacttcaacaaaagacaggggtgcccaatgctacatccaattgacaaaacatatatggtaataagtataaagtttaaatacttcaatgatcAGATAAGAACAAGAATTTGGTACTCTCTCAAAATGGAGGGTCTTATGGGGATTCTAAGAGACTCCTGTTCAAAGTTTCAAAAGATATGGCAACCGTGGCTGAACTATTAGTCTCTTAACATGCAGGATCACCCACCCATAGATCAGTCCAATATCCTCCAATGAGAATCCATGTGCTATCCAGGTTACCCGATGGGTAAGCCATCCCCTCCTCCCAATAATAGTAATAAAGAGTATTTTTTACAGTGGACATGTATAATGTATTTCTATATATGCGAAGTATGATTGTCAGGATTGTCAGGAATGTTGCAccattcctttccccccctctcacccattaGGCTAAGGCcgcgctgcctcagaccacgcgcccgcactgcagacaggctgCGCGcggagaggcacttggggctttttccggtccatttttgcgagcgggggggcatggccaaaacgggtggggggcgcacccatgacgtgggggggggggactgggaccggctcgggaggattcccctgctggtggggatcgctcgtgcggccgcccgcgccgccgggcgcagcgggtcccagcccttacccCTCCTTTTTATTTCTGTACCCCTTCTCCTCCACACCCACAACTGCTGGAAAAAAACCTAAGAAAAacttaaattgaaaaaaaaaaaattaataataataataattacttggttttttagttaaaccctttggccaaagcatcgtaagcctgcatgccaaacGCCAAGGTATACATTTGTATACTGTAGAAACTGAAATATCATATAAATTAGTAAAAACGATCACAaaatatgattattatttttttatcagATTTCAAGAACCAAAAGATGTTTCTAAAGGCTCTAGCTTTACTGGCTCTTGTATCTATTGCCTGCCTTGTACCACTTGGAGAAGCTAAAAAGTAAGACTTTTTTCTCAGAAATATAAGTGCTAATTCCTTCGTCTAGTTATTCTAGTTTTGTTATAGAGTGTATATATTGTTGTATGGACGTGTTGAATTGATTTCATTAAATAGGCTACACTGTGAAGTGCTTGCAATATAATAGTTTCCCAAATGCAACCTGTTAACACAAGCCAATATATATTTGTCATACATGTGGGTTAATTTACTTATATGTTCTCAGAACGTCCTCACAATGCATGGAATACTGTACATGTCACCAAGTGATAATGCATTTTCTGACTAACTTTTCTCTCTTCATCTTTAGTGAAGTTGAAAAACAGAATCAGTTAAAGAGGATGGTAGATTTACTTCATGGAATACAAGCTCTCAGTGAAAGAGATCTCTCTGAGGAAGCCTATATGAGGGAAATCAGAGGTTTCAGAGATGTTCTCAAAGGTGCTGCAAAAGAATTTGTTAAAACTGTAGCTGGTCATATAGCCAATGGAAAGAGATCAACTGAAGAAGAGAAAGCGATAAAGAGGGTTGAAAATGTACTGCGTGATCTAGAATCTATGGATCTCTCACAACATGCATCTCAAATGCAAATCAGAGGAATCAAGGACTGGATAAAGGGTGCTGCTAAGAAACTAATTAAAACAGTGGCCTCACATATTGCTAATCAGTAAGAGAGAGTTTGAGATCAGAGATATGCAATAAAAAAGCCTTACATATTGAGCTCTTAAACAGGCTTCTCTCCTTCCTGGTCGAAGTTAGACAGTTTATAAGATGAGAGCAGTCTAGCAAAATCAGTGCATCTCACCTTTCTCAGAATCCACATTATGATGTAATTTATTGCTTGTGAATATTTTTGGAAATGGCTGGCTTTTATTTAGCTTTTCAAGAATTATCTTGAATTAGTAATATTGTCAAGTCCAAAAATTATACAGCTAGCAGTGAAATATTTTCATGTATGTAtgattacaatacaataaaaattaaatgcATAAATCAATAGTGCTGGTGTTGTTTTAATTTAACCTGAATGAATAACAAGAAAGCTTTGCATGTTTCTTCCCTGTTTCTTGATTACAGTAAACGTATGCTGAAAATTACTTGCATATAGTTTATTATATACTACAGCAGTAAAATTCAGGCCATTATTAAAATCCCTGctttctgattggttagaattctgggcattattcattcagtaatgcccggaatattTGGGAACTTGCCAATTTACCTTTCAGCGATGCAGGGAGAGCGCGCTGAGAAAAAAACGTCAATATTTAAActtcaacaaaagacagaggtgcccaatgctacatctaattgacaaaacatatatggtaataagtataaagtttaaatacttcaatgatcAGATAAGAACAAGAATTTGGTACTCTCTCAAAATGGAGGGTCTTATGGGGATTCTAAGAGACTCCTGTTCAAAGTTTCAAAAGGTATGGCAACCGTGGCTGATCTATTAATCTCTTAACACGCAGGATCACCCACCCATAGATCAGTGCAATATCCTCCAATGAGAATCCATGTGCTATCCAGGTTACCCGATGGGTAAGCCGTCCCCTCCCGCCAATAGTAGCAATAAAGACTATTTTTATAGTGGGCATGTATAATGTATTTCTATATATGCGAAGTATGATTGTCAGGATTGTCAGGAATGTTGCAccattcctttccccccctctcacccattaCCCCTCCTTTTTATTTCTGTAccccttctcctccacccccacaACTGCTggaaaaaaaactaataaaaacttaagttgaaaaaaaaaatacttcaataataataataattacttggttatttagttaaacccttaggccaaagcgtcgtaagcctgcatgccaaacGTCAAAGTATACATTTACCACGCTCAGGAGCACtctttttttgacataaatatatattcatgatgtggtgggtgtaggagtttgagctagctgggaatgtgtgctaATCAATATTTAAACTTAACTGTAAATACCTCTCCTGGTCCAAGCCACTGACAGCACCTtgttcctctcctctcacagcacagcagcataagcagtctctcacacagctgctagtgctgccAGAAGCTGGCGAGTCCCAATTGGTAATTTTGTTACTtgtaacaaagtaatatttctcaccacttCAATAGCTTGTGCTAAGGtaatttctatttgttttttatttagttgtagttaatatcacagtccccacactctcccctttctctctcacatctcccctcctcccacctccatccctcttcttcccctccattcccctccattatccccctcaccccttttcgCCCCAcacctttctctcttccccacaacctcacatctctctcttcaccccccctcacccctctctcccccctcatctctctcactccccccttacctctctccccctccttcatgtctctcttccccctccttcacctctctctctcccccctacacctctctcccccctaaacCTCTCTCCCCCCGTAAACCTCTCCCCCctaaatctctctctcccccactcagccttctctctcccccctcacccctctcatctGCTACTTTACTTCTTTCTCCTACACATGTGCATCAGCTAGTTCGGATTTATATATGAGACCCCAGTTAGGACAGATTGCAGTCATCTCAGTATTAGAGTAATACTGTACCTCTAGGACAGAACAGCGACACAACCTACAAGTTATTGTACAACTTTAAGTTACGAAATGTCGATCACTACGACCGTTCATTTCAATCTGTTTGGAAACTAAACAATAAAGGATTGGCTACAAAATggagagaaaataataataaatatattacagttattcatttaaaaataagaaaacattgattaaaaaaaagaaaagacattCCTATAGATGAATTAAATCTAGTTCAAATAGAAAAGGacaaacatgaaaaaaacacCCTAATTCAAACAAAATGGGCCATAAAACTTTTTACAAATTGGCTTGCAGAAAACAATAAAGATATTGATTTTGAAGAATTTAAACCCACACAACTTAATGGAAACTTATCATTAAGGCAATTTTATGCTAGTGTAAGAAAAGAAACTGGAAATCAATATATTATACAAAGCTATGTATCATTACGTGCATCTATTAACCATCATATAAATAGCCCACCatatttaagaaaaataaatataatgaatGATTCAGAGATTATTTCATCCAACAATATATTTgtatcagtttaaaaaaaatgaaaaagacgTCAAATGATAAAACGAAATCCCATCCTTCTATTAGTAAAGTGGATCTAAAAAAACTAAGGAAATCACATCATATGGACATCTGTACACCAGAGGGACTATTCAATAAAGTATGGTTTGTTCCAGGTTTTTTTTTAGCTGAAGAGGCAGAGAAGGACAAAGGTAATTACCAGCAACAGCGTTTGTAATACAGAAGGATGCAGAAGGAAAAAAAGTTGCAACCCTTTCATTTaatgagaaaacaaaaaaatcacaGTGACCCTTTTGAACCTAGTTGAAGAAATAACAGTGGAGCAATGTATGAAAATACTGAAAGTCCCAAATgcccaataaaaaatatttatgtaaAATACCACAAAATgcccaatattttttttaaaggccaaAAGCATGACCAGAGTGTACCtttgacaggaggaggaggggagggtcaaCCGCCCCCCGCGCCGCTGCCGTCTGTGCGAGCGGGTTATCGACGTCATGAATATCTGACCTCGCCCATTcgtgctccccccgggctcaaacggcccagctcccagtctggcaagaacaagcacctacctcCCACGAACCGCCACCAATGgccctatttaaccccccttaaactagggccGTACCGCCAACCACTCCAAGACCCTCTCCAATCCCTCCTGTAACCTGATATTGAACAGGTCTATCCCCACCTCTGACATGTGTACCACATCTGCCCTCAACAACCCCCCTGCACTAGCATCGAAATCCGGGTGTCTGATCCCCCAACCCCCGCACTGCGCCACGAACTTGCCTATTACCCTTTTCACTTTTTTCCGTGCCCCATCCACCGCGCGCGTTGACCTGGCGCCCCGCCAGGCCTTCCTGTAGACAAACCAACAAATTGCACCGCCAGCCAGCGAGCGAACATCTGCGCCACGTCCCTTTTAATGGTCTCTATTTGATCGACTGACCGCACCGCCGTCACGTCATTCCCTCCCGAGTGAATGAGAAGGATCTGCGGCGGCCTCCTGTCCCTAGCTAGAACCAAGGGCCACAGTAGCAGCTGGCCCCATCGCAATCCCCTCCCGCCCCACCATAAAACCCTAGCCTGGTCGCCCAAACCGAGGTCTGCTCTGTAAGGCCTCCGTGCCGCGCGCTTCTCCGCCCAGTGTATCAATGAGTCACCGATGATCCAGACATCCATTGCCTCCGcatctgcggggggagggagggggatggagagagaatcATACCAGCGTAACCCGTTCTGCGCCTGCCTTGGGCCTGACATAGCACCGGTACTGATGGAATCCCAACGCCCAATCCTCTGTATAACCTCCCCTGCCCGGCCAGCCCGTGCCGCCTCAGTTGCGGCCCCGATTCTGAATGAGTGAGTCCCGAATTGGGCCGCTTTCAACCCCAAGCGCTCAAGGCATACCTGGAATACTCGCGAGAACTGGTACCTGGATAATGGGACACCGTCACTTTGAACGAGTTATGGCCCATCGTTGGCGGGCCACAATTCTAAATATGCCCTAAGTGCCCCCACCGGGCAAATCCTCCTCCCTGGCACACTttgcagcagtaccaccgcacctCTGCCCGCTTGATCCGTCTTGGACCGCTGAATGAAAAGCTGCAAAGAATCTGCCCCGAGCACCACGTCCCTGGCACAGACTAGTTCCCCTATTCACAATGCCCCAAAGAACGCCAAGGTGTATGCCGCATTAAAAAGTCCCGCCTCGAATGTTGAAAAGCAGACTAGCCCTGTTAACTTAACCAGTTCCTCCCAATAACGCCGGAGTTACTGGCCTCTTGGTGTAGCTGGGTGGTGCCCCCCCTCAAAAGCCCCGCCAGGGCACTCTTGAATACAAACCTTTGGCGACGTCCATCTCTCCGCCCAACGTCAAGAAGTATGACACCCCGCTCAGTTTCCTGCTTATTGACCTCCCCGCTAACCCCCTGAGTCCCAATGCAATAACGAATCGCATCATGGTCTCGACCACCGCCGCATCTCTACCACATTCCCTTGAGAAGCACAAGTACTCCCGCCATGCAGCCGCATAAGCctcccacgtacccggagccaccGATGCTCACACTAGATTGATCACCGCGGGATCCCCAGTGCCCATAACTCTGTCAGGCAAGGTAAACCGTCCCTGTCCGCTTCTGGCGCCCACTTACGAAACTCCCCCATCTGCAAACGAGATAAAGAGTCGGCTATATTATTTGAGACCCCCGGCACATGGCGCGCCCGGAacgatatgttcaattgcaagcatgagAGGACGAAGCTGCGCAACAGATTCACGACCGGTGGGGAACGTGAACCAAAGTTATTCACAGCCTCAACCACTCCCATGTTGTCAGTCCAGAATACCACTTCCCTGTTTCCGAAAGACTGCCCCCACAATCGCACCGCGACCATCAATGGAAACAGTTCTAGGAACGTTAAGTTTCTAATGAGCTGAGACTCGCTGCAGTGCGCGGGCCAGCGTTCTGCGCACAATGCACCGTTGAAGTATGCCCCAAAGCCTACTGAGTCTGCCGCATCTGTGAACAGCTGCAGCTCTGCGTTCCTCGAAGGACGCCCCCGTCATAAGGTTCTCCCATTGTATGCCCCCAAGAAATCCGACCAGACCCGCGGATCGCTCGGGTGACCCGGATGAAGTGGTTAGGACGCCTGATCCCAGCGGTTGCCGCCGCCAGACGCCTCCAAAAAACCCTCTCTACCGGCATGATTCGAGCCGCAAAAAACAGATGGCCCAACAATGCTTGGAATTGACGCAGTGAGGTTTTCCTCAGACCCCCGAACTCTCGTAGGAGCTCTTTTAGGGTCGCCAGCTTATCCGGCGGAAGCCTGTATTCCATCCTCGCTGAGTGAATTTCAATCCCGAGGAAGCTGATTACTGTTGTTGGGATAACCGTTTATTCGTCGGCTAGCGGGACCCCGAACTCACGAGCCATGGCTGAAAACTCAAACAGCCATCTTGCGCACAGGTCCGATCCCGCCGGCTGTACGAACAAGAAGTAATCCAGGTAATGCATACACCCTGTGGCCTGCACCCTGCAACGCACCACCCATTCGAGAAACGTGCTAAAAGTTTCAAAGTAGAAACATGATAGTGCGCAGCCCATGGGCAGGCACAAGTCAACAAAGTACTGACCATTGAGCATGCAACCTAGCAAGTGGAAATGCTTGGGGTGCACCGGCAGCAGCCGGAAGGCGGACTTGATATCCGCCCTTGCCAGCAATGCACACCTACCCatccaactctgattggctctggtagaccatgtgacagagactttgcttcagccaatcagagttgggattacattcccacgctctgattggctaccgtaccatgtgtcgccggccatctttgtcttgatgacgtcatcttaaaggcaattgaagctcagccattcttaTTGaatggcgtcattgcctttaaatgacgtcatcaaaaaaaaaaaatcccccccaaatcacatggttttcacggcccaaccAGGGCCGTGGGATCCATTTGACgacaatgtgacatcataggtctataaaagcctatgttgtctcattttgaaggcagatgccgaggaggaaggacctcctacagaagaaaaagGCAGGGCGTGGCCAAAGAAGAGAataagaccccggaagagagcggaagaagaatacagatgaagaccccacagacaaaatggattacaaatagaagacacagacccctggattgttatggtttattattttatgtttttttatttcatggtttgttattttatgggttcctgtgcgtggattggttcgagagtaagcatATTGGCGGGAGTCGGGGAGTGGGTCAACTAATGGTAAGCAAACCCCAAAAATTTTATTGttgtaacttttacaggtttattttattttttatgtgattgtatttttttgggcaatatcatttcttgccactgtatgcatgtatgtatgtatgcatgtatgtcttgatcgatatatacatacagggttagaaattattatttttggaaatgcttgttttacactaattaaatgtattttgctatgcttaaatgtgtgtgtaatgtaatgtttaattagatagatgtaaatgTTGGtgttgtttgctgtactttaggtaagggtgaggcttgctttttatagtggattatttttcatacttatattttgtctgatggtaacttttttTGTGAATGGTTTTGGTTAACGattaaaatagttaattgtgtaactG
Encoded here:
- the LOC142486077 gene encoding maximins 4/H3 type 4-like, with amino-acid sequence MDFKNQKMFLKALALLALVSIACLVPLGEAKNEVEKQNQLKRMVDLLHGIQALSERDLSEEAYMREIRGFRDVLKGAAKEFVKTVAGHIANGKRSTEEEKAIKRVENVLRDLESMDLSQHASQMQIRGIKDWIKGAAKKLIKTVASHIANQ
- the LOC142486080 gene encoding maximins 4/H3 type 4-like, which produces MFLKALALLAFVSIACLVPLGEAKNEVEKQNQLKRMVDLLHGIQALSERDISEEAYMREIRGFRDVLKGAAKAFVKTVAGHLANGKRSTEEEKEMKRVENVLRDLESMDLSQHASQRQIRGFKDWIKGAAKKLIKTVASSIANQ